The following are encoded together in the Lathyrus oleraceus cultivar Zhongwan6 chromosome 3, CAAS_Psat_ZW6_1.0, whole genome shotgun sequence genome:
- the LOC127131470 gene encoding uncharacterized protein LOC127131470: MVPRLKGTHVIRTKWVFRNKLKEQGDVVRNKARLVAQGYSQQEGIDYIETFAPVSRFSGLASEDPHKHLKEFQVVCSTTLRPEGITEDHIKLRAFPFSLQGAAKDWLYYLEPNSVTTWNDLKRVFLERYFPASRDTSIRKDICDIRQGNESLTEYWERFKQLVSSCPQYQITEQLLIQYFYEGLLPMDRNILDVASGGVLVDKTPVAAKALIENMSLNSQQFTTKNNSMVQTKGMNDIQVSSSNKALETRIEELTSLLKQMAVSKPQTVKLCGICTSTEHPTDTCPILQDESVTQLPQAYAANFFNQSNNQKGYNIPELSTNKYHPNWRNHPNL; this comes from the exons ATGGTGCCAAGACTCAAAGGAACTCATGTCATTAGAACCAAGTGGGTCTTTAGGAATAAGCTGAAAGAACAAGGAGATGTAGTTAGAAATAAGGCTCGACTGGTtgcacaaggttatagtcagcaagagGGGATTGACTACATAGAAACGTTTGCACCAGTttccag gtttagtggtcttgcaaGTGAGGATCCACATAAGCATCTTAAGGAATTTCAGGTTGTTTGCTCTACAACATTGAGACCTGAAGGAATCACTGAAGATCACATCAAGCTAAGAGCCTTCCCGTTTTCACTACAGGGTGCTGCCAAggattggttatattatcttgagccgAATTCTGTCACGACTTGGAATGATTTGAAAAGAGTCTTCCTAGAGAGATACTTTCCTGCCTCTAGGGATACATCAATCCGAAAAGATATATGTGATATTAGACAGGGAAATGAGTCATTGActgagtattgggagagattcaaacaaTTAGTATCCAGCTGCCCTCAATATCAAATTACCGAACAACTGCTTATTCAGTATTTCTATGAGGGATTGTTACCAATGGATAGAAACATTCTTGATGTTGCTAGTGGTGGAGTACTTGTCGATAAAACTCCAGTTGCTGCCAAAGCCctgattgagaacatgtcactcaATTCCCAACAGTTCACAACCAAAAATAATTCTATGGTCCAAACAAAAGGTATGAATGACATTCAGGTTTCCTCTTCCAACAAGGCTTTAGAAACCAGAATTGAAGAGCTTACTTCTTTACTGAAACAAATGGCAGTGAGTAAACCTCAAACAGTAAAGttgtgtggtatttgtacttctaCTGAACATCCAACTGACACATGTCCTATTCTTCAAGATGAGTCGGTGACTCAGTTGCCTCAAGCATATGCAGCTAACTTTTTCAACCAAAGCAACAATCAGAAAGGGTACAACATTCCTGAATTGTCCACCAACAAATATCAccccaattggaggaaccatccaaACCTTTGA